From the Natronococcus sp. AD-5 genome, one window contains:
- a CDS encoding cation:proton antiporter, protein MADVHVFLAVGIALAGALVLGELVERAGEPIILGEILVGVVLGAHVLGIVDPSGTFALLAAIGSMLLLFDAGYEEIDLDKLERGGVPVAIIALCGAGLPAMIGVATGLAFGYSLAASGILAIAMGVTSIGITARVFLDLDRLDTRYGLHVVGAAVSAEIIGLMAFSLLFTTQQSGASGGQYVRIIGIIGLFFLGVIVVQRFLIERVARVLARFQQPSADLLGIMGLLFLFGYSADAVGLDVIVGGLIAGLLVGSERRFRDVEIREGIVGIAYGVFIPLFFVNVGAQMDPTVLFQFDPLLITVVAAGTIVKIGGSYLGARIVGHPSDEALIVGVGMLPRAGVELVVVTGALAAGIIDQQLFSAVLALVLVSVLSTPPLLKRAINRTDQ, encoded by the coding sequence GTGGCGGACGTTCACGTCTTCCTCGCGGTGGGAATCGCGCTCGCCGGGGCGCTCGTCCTCGGTGAACTCGTCGAACGAGCGGGTGAACCGATCATATTGGGAGAGATTCTCGTCGGGGTCGTCCTCGGTGCGCACGTCCTCGGCATCGTCGATCCATCCGGAACGTTCGCGCTACTAGCTGCGATCGGTTCGATGCTGTTGTTGTTCGACGCAGGCTACGAAGAGATCGATCTCGACAAACTCGAGCGTGGCGGCGTTCCTGTTGCCATCATTGCACTATGTGGAGCGGGACTCCCGGCGATGATCGGCGTCGCGACCGGACTCGCCTTCGGCTACTCACTCGCCGCGAGCGGAATCCTGGCGATAGCCATGGGTGTTACGTCGATTGGAATTACTGCGCGAGTATTCCTCGATCTCGATCGTCTCGACACGCGCTACGGCCTTCACGTGGTAGGTGCAGCCGTTTCCGCCGAAATAATCGGTCTCATGGCCTTTTCGTTGTTATTCACAACACAGCAATCCGGAGCTTCGGGCGGTCAGTACGTACGCATTATCGGCATCATCGGCCTGTTCTTTCTCGGAGTAATCGTCGTTCAACGGTTTCTGATTGAGCGAGTGGCTCGCGTTCTCGCCCGCTTTCAACAACCGAGCGCGGATCTGCTCGGTATCATGGGGCTCTTGTTTCTATTTGGATACTCCGCCGATGCTGTGGGGTTAGACGTGATCGTCGGCGGCTTGATCGCTGGACTACTCGTCGGGAGCGAACGTCGATTCCGCGACGTGGAAATCCGCGAGGGCATCGTCGGGATCGCCTATGGGGTGTTCATCCCGTTGTTCTTCGTCAACGTCGGTGCACAGATGGACCCAACTGTACTCTTTCAGTTTGATCCGCTCCTCATCACCGTCGTCGCAGCCGGTACGATCGTGAAAATTGGTGGAAGTTACCTCGGTGCGCGGATCGTCGGCCATCCGAGCGATGAAGCGCTTATCGTCGGGGTCGGAATGCTTCCTCGTGCCGGTGTCGAACTGGTCGTGGTGACTGGGGCGCTCGCTGCAGGGATTATCGACCAACAACTGTTTTCGGCGGTGCTCGCACTTGTACTCGTCTCCGTTCTTTCGACACCACCCCTTTTGAAGCGTGCCATCAACCGGACGGATCAGTAA
- a CDS encoding DUF7563 family protein, producing MWRLPAMPECSNCGSHVTEQYKRVFADNTGTLYACPNCRDQHERYHGAGAGLTE from the coding sequence ATGTGGAGGCTGCCAGCGATGCCTGAGTGTTCGAACTGTGGAAGCCACGTCACTGAGCAGTACAAGCGTGTGTTTGCGGATAACACCGGTACACTGTACGCTTGTCCGAACTGCCGAGACCAGCACGAGAGATATCACGGAGCTGGGGCAGGGCTGACGGAATAA
- a CDS encoding HalOD1 output domain-containing protein: MARRHIECDWSQTPPSVAIVEAIANLGNSTPTDLPATHGIVLSDTIDPEALDTLVTTCESLSLSFSVDEYDVQITGNTLTIRDS; this comes from the coding sequence ATGGCACGACGTCACATCGAATGCGATTGGTCGCAAACGCCACCGAGTGTTGCTATCGTTGAGGCGATCGCAAATCTCGGAAACAGTACTCCCACTGACCTACCAGCAACTCACGGGATTGTCCTGTCCGACACGATCGATCCCGAAGCGCTGGATACGCTCGTGACCACCTGCGAGTCGCTGTCGCTCTCGTTCTCAGTCGACGAGTATGACGTGCAAATCACCGGGAATACGCTGACCATTCGCGACAGCTAG
- a CDS encoding DUF7567 family protein, translating to MAIVETEDRYPGAFDVVKCPVCGSEEWTHLIYQSVFCATCNTQCTLREPAGDHGFIAEFDSKYTWSVDSGEAIPETDEYGARASGKWLGTEADGYERYWFSAYADHVNGNNFEWEPAWDRETENGGESGYPTNES from the coding sequence ATGGCGATCGTCGAGACTGAAGATCGGTATCCTGGAGCCTTCGACGTCGTGAAGTGCCCGGTCTGTGGCTCAGAGGAATGGACACATCTCATCTACCAGAGCGTCTTCTGTGCGACGTGTAACACCCAGTGTACACTCCGTGAACCAGCAGGGGATCACGGATTCATCGCCGAGTTCGACAGCAAATATACGTGGTCCGTTGATAGTGGTGAAGCAATCCCTGAAACCGACGAGTATGGGGCACGTGCGTCGGGAAAGTGGCTTGGAACAGAGGCCGACGGATACGAGCGGTACTGGTTTTCGGCGTATGCAGACCACGTTAACGGGAACAACTTCGAGTGGGAGCCAGCGTGGGATCGAGAGACAGAGAACGGTGGCGAGTCGGGTTACCCCACGAACGAAAGCTAA
- a CDS encoding HalOD1 output domain-containing protein, with product MVNENRSTCCECTPLGETRFGEEHGRPSSLAIVEAVAAVEGITPTELDSLYETIDPESIDQLFTDSGDTSTPPIFLRLSIAGWNVFVRGDGVIRVCDPDQPTDPAPAFQKPLSD from the coding sequence ATGGTAAATGAGAACCGATCTACTTGTTGTGAATGTACACCTTTGGGAGAGACACGATTCGGGGAAGAGCATGGACGGCCATCGTCTCTGGCAATCGTTGAAGCAGTGGCAGCTGTTGAAGGTATCACTCCAACAGAACTGGACTCACTATATGAAACGATTGATCCAGAATCAATAGATCAGCTGTTCACAGACAGTGGCGACACGTCAACACCACCAATTTTCCTTCGACTCTCCATTGCTGGTTGGAACGTCTTTGTTCGCGGTGACGGTGTTATCCGGGTGTGCGACCCTGACCAGCCCACTGATCCAGCTCCAGCATTTCAAAAACCACTCAGTGATTAA
- a CDS encoding ferredoxin--NADP reductase, which translates to MDADRGDEIMHAVERLIRRHGRDGLSDAVTDTDVDWQSLWDRLHDTGLNSRLENQLATLHNRHERAYPSLVSVTFEPERFGFAPGEYLTVHYHHVPRPYSLASSPNRDDLEICIHRVPGGRLSHQLCDDLRVGEALAIRGPFGGNLTLREPSSRDVAFLATGTGVAPFKGMIDYLFEEGLDRHGRARRDVWLFLGASWRDDLPYAEAFRERAAEFDNFHFVPTLSRESLLSDWGGETAYVQRTFLKYVDDTSIDPSRLSGDERAALESDPKADVGARIRPDSLEVYACGLNAMVYQLRSTVNRVGVPEQYIRSEGYG; encoded by the coding sequence ATGGATGCGGACCGCGGTGACGAGATCATGCATGCGGTCGAGCGGCTCATTCGCCGGCACGGTCGAGACGGCCTCTCCGATGCCGTCACCGACACCGACGTCGACTGGCAGTCGCTTTGGGATCGACTCCACGATACGGGCTTGAACAGCCGCCTTGAGAACCAGCTCGCGACTCTTCACAACCGTCACGAGCGCGCGTATCCGTCGCTCGTGTCCGTGACGTTCGAGCCCGAGCGATTCGGGTTCGCACCCGGCGAGTATCTCACCGTCCACTATCACCACGTCCCGCGGCCGTACTCTTTGGCGAGTTCGCCGAACAGGGACGACCTCGAGATTTGCATCCATCGGGTGCCGGGCGGACGACTCTCCCACCAGTTGTGTGACGACCTCCGGGTCGGTGAAGCGCTCGCGATCCGTGGGCCTTTCGGTGGAAACCTCACCTTGCGAGAGCCGTCGTCGCGCGACGTCGCGTTTCTCGCGACGGGGACCGGCGTCGCACCCTTCAAAGGAATGATCGATTATCTCTTCGAGGAAGGACTCGATCGGCACGGTAGGGCACGGCGCGACGTGTGGCTCTTTCTCGGCGCATCCTGGCGAGACGACCTCCCCTACGCGGAGGCGTTTCGCGAGCGAGCGGCCGAATTCGACAATTTCCACTTCGTTCCGACGCTGAGCCGCGAATCCCTGCTCAGCGACTGGGGCGGCGAGACGGCCTACGTCCAGCGGACGTTCCTGAAGTACGTCGACGATACGTCGATCGATCCATCAAGGCTTTCGGGCGACGAACGCGCAGCACTCGAGTCCGACCCGAAGGCCGACGTCGGCGCACGAATTCGGCCGGATTCGCTTGAGGTATATGCGTGTGGGCTGAACGCGATGGTGTACCAGCTCCGCTCGACGGTGAATCGGGTTGGTGTCCCAGAACAATACATCCGAAGCGAGGGATACGGATAG
- a CDS encoding helix-turn-helix domain-containing protein, which yields MSQTPPATHQNVQQFFAVAEALAEESRRDIVADIVAHPKGSPSMKELEFTTGLHRTTIHQHLDALGNAGIVEKVEIPAGQRTKGQPSKFYTITDTARDIFDQNNIFIEEHWQEVYDRVDKPEEIQEAEAAPRPDQD from the coding sequence ATGTCCCAGACCCCGCCTGCAACACACCAGAACGTGCAACAGTTCTTCGCCGTCGCGGAGGCACTGGCAGAGGAATCACGACGGGACATCGTAGCCGACATCGTCGCCCACCCAAAGGGGAGTCCATCGATGAAAGAGTTGGAGTTCACAACGGGGCTGCACCGTACGACGATTCACCAGCACCTTGACGCGCTCGGTAACGCGGGAATCGTCGAAAAGGTCGAGATCCCTGCCGGACAGCGGACAAAAGGACAACCGAGCAAATTCTACACGATTACTGATACTGCTCGGGATATTTTCGATCAGAATAACATCTTTATCGAGGAACACTGGCAGGAGGTCTATGATCGCGTAGACAAGCCTGAGGAAATCCAGGAAGCAGAAGCAGCTCCGCGTCCGGATCAAGACTGA
- a CDS encoding DUF6610 family protein: MSYSAHSTAISADSAAEIRAARQADYVAFLHRVPFAIDAFSLGYVTGFREDCTYQQGQYETLELGVGMLDNDFRNPDLERYIDRFREYEPRVGVLGDAYSVEDARGYVRAARDLQASYPESELVIVPKCREAIDAIPEELVLGYPRGYSDQLAHEFSDPADWRGRRVHILGASPRKQVNAIEALTRPTLSGDPPADIVGLDWNGLHRGAQFGEFWSADGWDDSGRDADHVTIRKLVRHSLGRIKAFWQAQDIWPETQLHDEDVDLEYEGPTLSDLSSAACEACGANVWTTDRGPFVAEYDTGEIYGYCSYDCYFEHRTQNRLEEIVDEHSVYMPPPP, translated from the coding sequence ATGTCATACTCAGCACACTCGACAGCGATCAGTGCCGACAGTGCCGCCGAGATTCGAGCCGCTCGCCAAGCAGATTACGTCGCCTTTCTCCACCGCGTCCCATTCGCGATCGACGCATTCTCCCTCGGCTACGTGACCGGGTTTCGCGAAGATTGTACCTACCAGCAGGGTCAGTACGAGACGCTCGAGCTAGGAGTCGGGATGCTCGACAACGACTTTCGCAATCCCGACCTCGAGCGGTACATCGACCGCTTCAGGGAGTACGAGCCCCGCGTTGGCGTCCTCGGTGATGCCTACTCCGTCGAAGACGCACGTGGGTACGTTCGCGCTGCTCGCGACCTCCAGGCGAGCTATCCTGAGTCGGAGCTTGTGATCGTGCCGAAGTGCCGCGAGGCGATCGACGCTATCCCCGAGGAGCTCGTGCTCGGCTACCCGCGTGGGTACTCCGACCAGCTCGCACACGAGTTCTCGGATCCGGCAGACTGGCGTGGTCGACGAGTCCACATCCTCGGTGCCAGTCCACGCAAGCAGGTGAACGCGATCGAGGCGCTCACCCGGCCAACGCTTTCCGGGGATCCACCGGCTGACATCGTGGGGCTCGATTGGAACGGCTTGCATCGTGGGGCCCAGTTCGGCGAGTTCTGGTCAGCCGACGGTTGGGACGACAGCGGGCGGGACGCCGATCACGTCACCATCCGAAAGTTAGTACGTCACAGCTTGGGCCGGATCAAAGCCTTCTGGCAAGCCCAGGACATTTGGCCGGAGACACAGCTCCATGACGAGGACGTCGATCTCGAGTACGAGGGTCCAACGCTGAGCGACCTCTCAAGTGCGGCGTGTGAAGCGTGTGGAGCGAACGTCTGGACAACCGACCGTGGCCCGTTCGTGGCCGAGTATGATACTGGAGAGATCTATGGCTACTGCTCGTACGACTGTTATTTCGAACATCGGACGCAGAATCGACTCGAGGAGATCGTCGATGAGCACAGCGTCTACATGCCACCGCCGCCGTGA
- a CDS encoding succinylglutamate desuccinylase/aspartoacylase family protein has protein sequence MAKTSANEFRYGGSIVQPGERIHFRHTIGETYLGDPIRVPVTIVNGAEPGLALVLVAALHGDELNGVETVRHIADEWNHARLRGTLVCLHVVNVPWFNAQERYLPLDDSDLNRSFPGSNDGTAAQRIAYSIYETFVRHCDLGIDILTSTRGRTNLVHVRGDLRDDRVDRLARAFDPAVILSGTGPDGSLRKCATERGVPTITVEMGEAERFQRHLIDEALRGIRSVFGEFDLYPDEAVRWGNRRGIVSEVSNATWLRADEGGIVEMHVDSGEFVDEQESICTITNPFSKDLVTVDAPFDGVVLGLLETPVVWPGNPLCHLVPATGVA, from the coding sequence ATGGCGAAGACGTCAGCAAACGAATTCCGATACGGCGGCAGCATTGTGCAACCCGGCGAGCGAATTCACTTTCGTCATACGATCGGTGAGACGTACCTCGGTGATCCAATTCGCGTTCCGGTGACCATCGTCAACGGAGCCGAACCCGGGCTGGCGCTCGTCCTTGTAGCGGCACTTCACGGCGACGAACTCAACGGCGTCGAAACAGTTCGTCATATCGCAGACGAGTGGAATCACGCGAGGCTTCGAGGCACTCTCGTCTGTCTTCACGTCGTGAACGTTCCGTGGTTCAACGCCCAAGAGCGGTATCTCCCGCTCGACGATAGCGACCTGAATCGATCCTTTCCCGGATCGAACGACGGCACTGCGGCCCAACGAATCGCCTACTCGATCTACGAAACCTTCGTTCGTCACTGTGATCTCGGAATCGATATTCTCACCTCGACCCGAGGACGGACGAACCTCGTACACGTTCGGGGAGATTTGCGGGATGATCGCGTCGATCGACTCGCCCGAGCGTTCGATCCAGCGGTTATCCTCTCTGGAACGGGGCCGGACGGGTCGTTGCGAAAGTGCGCGACCGAACGTGGGGTTCCGACGATAACGGTCGAAATGGGTGAAGCAGAGCGGTTTCAACGACACCTGATTGACGAAGCCCTCCGAGGAATACGAAGCGTGTTCGGTGAGTTTGATCTCTATCCCGACGAAGCAGTTCGGTGGGGGAATCGTCGAGGCATAGTCTCGGAAGTGAGCAATGCGACGTGGCTTCGAGCCGATGAGGGGGGTATTGTGGAGATGCACGTAGACAGTGGCGAATTTGTCGACGAACAGGAGTCTATCTGCACAATCACGAATCCGTTCAGTAAGGATCTTGTGACTGTCGACGCGCCGTTCGATGGAGTCGTTCTTGGATTGCTCGAAACGCCGGTCGTCTGGCCGGGGAACCCACTTTGCCACCTCGTTCCGGCAACGGGCGTGGCGTGA
- a CDS encoding pyridoxamine 5'-phosphate oxidase family protein, producing the protein MTIDELSEYGMQRMDDEEIENFLKIQNQGVLGLPTENAPYLLPMSYGFDGGSRLYFYYVVGAQSRKEDLSVQAETASFLVYNAEMFHWRSVLLTGTIQNVPEEKQANLTEAQIPTWRPELIKTASKTEEARFYEFQIEEHTGIRHDIQAPTFDQRSSRDDKNIVDGG; encoded by the coding sequence ATGACAATTGATGAACTCAGCGAGTACGGGATGCAACGGATGGACGACGAAGAGATAGAGAATTTTCTCAAAATTCAAAACCAGGGCGTTCTTGGACTTCCCACAGAAAATGCACCCTATCTGCTCCCGATGTCTTACGGGTTTGATGGAGGCTCACGACTCTACTTCTATTACGTCGTGGGGGCCCAGAGCCGGAAAGAAGACCTATCCGTGCAGGCCGAGACCGCCAGCTTCCTCGTTTACAACGCTGAGATGTTTCACTGGCGAAGCGTCCTTCTGACCGGGACGATACAAAACGTCCCTGAGGAGAAGCAAGCAAATCTAACGGAGGCTCAGATCCCGACGTGGCGACCGGAACTGATCAAGACAGCGAGCAAGACAGAAGAAGCCCGATTTTACGAGTTTCAGATCGAAGAACACACAGGCATTAGACACGACATCCAAGCACCCACATTTGACCAACGGTCGAGTAGAGACGATAAGAATATTGTCGATGGAGGATAG
- a CDS encoding sulfatase-like hydrolase/transferase: MDTRPNVLLLVTDQERYDLSTPDGPDVRTTGYDRLQAEGMRFERAYTPISICTSARASLLTGLYPHNHGMLNNCHGNEAVLRNLPERFPTFARRLQADGYETSYVGKWHVGRDQRPEHFGFDQYQGTDSNVLDDTLRAYHRSFGIDSDEIELEDESYTDHPDDPDLVSATLPIPIEATRTYYYTELTIDRLRRYANDANDGTPFLHRLDYPGPHHPYVVPEPYASMYDPVEIEPWSSYSETFDGKPRIHELQLANRGDRSFDWDDWAPIVSKYFGYVSLIADQVDRLLAALDELGLTENTVVVHTSDHGDFTGSHRQFNKGPLMYEETYHLPLVVRWPDVVEPGSVCTEFVRLHDLMPMILDIAGLDAPSGIDGRSIRPLLEGSTPADWPQRVFAEYHGDEFGFYSQRMLANHRFKYVHNAFDIDELYDHDADPHELRNLIDHPEYESVRHSLQEALLEEMGRTHDPFLEWTEKALR, encoded by the coding sequence ATGGACACTCGGCCAAACGTCCTCCTTCTCGTCACCGATCAGGAGCGGTACGACCTCAGCACACCCGATGGACCGGACGTGCGAACCACGGGGTACGATCGGTTACAAGCGGAAGGAATGCGCTTCGAACGCGCCTACACGCCGATTAGCATCTGCACCAGTGCGAGGGCGTCGCTACTCACCGGCCTGTATCCACACAATCACGGCATGTTGAACAACTGTCACGGGAACGAGGCTGTCCTTCGGAATCTCCCGGAGCGGTTCCCGACGTTCGCCCGAAGGCTCCAGGCGGACGGGTACGAAACGAGTTACGTCGGGAAGTGGCACGTCGGACGAGACCAGCGTCCGGAACACTTCGGATTCGATCAGTACCAGGGAACTGACTCGAACGTGTTGGACGACACGCTTCGGGCCTACCATCGCTCGTTCGGCATCGATTCCGACGAAATCGAGCTCGAAGACGAGTCGTATACGGACCACCCCGACGATCCGGACCTCGTATCGGCGACACTGCCGATCCCGATCGAGGCCACGCGGACGTACTACTACACCGAACTCACGATCGACCGTCTGCGGCGGTATGCGAACGATGCGAACGATGGAACGCCTTTTCTTCACCGACTCGACTATCCGGGTCCGCATCACCCGTACGTCGTTCCGGAGCCGTACGCATCGATGTACGATCCCGTCGAGATCGAGCCGTGGTCGTCGTACTCGGAAACGTTCGACGGCAAACCGCGCATTCACGAGTTGCAACTCGCGAACCGAGGGGACCGTAGCTTCGACTGGGACGACTGGGCGCCGATCGTGAGCAAGTACTTCGGGTACGTGTCGTTGATCGCGGATCAGGTCGACCGCCTGCTCGCCGCGCTCGACGAACTCGGATTAACGGAGAACACCGTCGTCGTCCACACGTCAGACCACGGTGACTTCACTGGGAGTCACCGACAGTTCAACAAGGGACCCCTCATGTACGAGGAGACGTACCACCTCCCGCTTGTCGTTCGATGGCCGGACGTCGTCGAGCCCGGATCGGTCTGTACGGAATTCGTCCGATTGCACGACCTTATGCCGATGATTCTCGATATCGCCGGTCTCGATGCGCCTTCGGGGATCGACGGGAGGAGTATTCGCCCGCTTCTCGAAGGATCGACACCGGCGGATTGGCCGCAGCGGGTTTTCGCGGAGTATCACGGCGACGAGTTTGGGTTCTACTCACAGCGGATGCTCGCGAACCACCGGTTCAAATACGTTCACAACGCGTTCGATATCGACGAACTGTACGATCACGACGCCGACCCGCACGAGCTACGCAATCTGATCGATCATCCCGAGTACGAGTCAGTACGTCACAGTTTGCAGGAAGCACTTCTCGAGGAGATGGGGAGAACCCACGACCCGTTTTTAGAGTGGACGGAGAAGGCACTCCGGTAA
- a CDS encoding M78 family metallopeptidase domain-containing protein codes for MPVTERPVSFTETETRSDEMNSVIEIWVDDLVDLVDEAAASEEFKAWLKVQSHFHDYSYRNTLLIKSQCPHATHVAGYNTWRTEFDRHVQEGESAIWIWAPIITTQCPGCGNSQSYHENSDCEYDETPPEEWSKGLVGFKPTAVFDISQTEGEALPELEREATGEAGDLVPALLKSAERLDVDAQIVSSGEWDYGEAKGVCKQRCPMTMRPRVEVKDRDNQADLAGTLIHEYAHALLHFDVDDETERSKREVEAEAVAYVVGRYCGLDTSGSAFYLAAWESDDPEVVCKRLDRISRTAEEIIDVLEN; via the coding sequence ATGCCTGTAACAGAGCGACCAGTTTCGTTCACCGAGACCGAGACGCGCAGCGACGAGATGAACAGTGTGATCGAAATCTGGGTTGACGACCTTGTCGACCTCGTCGACGAAGCTGCGGCCAGTGAGGAATTCAAAGCCTGGCTCAAGGTACAAAGTCACTTCCACGACTACTCCTACCGAAATACGCTCCTCATCAAGTCTCAGTGTCCCCACGCAACCCACGTTGCGGGATACAATACTTGGCGCACCGAGTTCGATCGACACGTCCAGGAAGGCGAGAGCGCGATCTGGATCTGGGCACCGATCATCACTACCCAGTGCCCCGGGTGCGGGAATTCGCAAAGCTACCACGAGAACAGTGATTGTGAGTACGACGAGACACCACCAGAGGAGTGGTCCAAAGGGCTCGTCGGGTTCAAACCCACCGCTGTCTTCGATATCTCCCAAACCGAGGGAGAGGCACTTCCAGAACTCGAGAGGGAGGCAACTGGCGAGGCCGGTGACTTGGTACCAGCCCTCCTCAAGAGTGCAGAGCGCCTGGACGTTGACGCACAGATTGTGTCTTCTGGGGAGTGGGACTATGGAGAAGCAAAGGGAGTCTGCAAACAGCGCTGTCCGATGACCATGCGGCCACGAGTCGAGGTGAAGGATCGAGATAATCAGGCAGATCTCGCTGGGACGCTCATTCACGAGTACGCCCACGCCCTGTTGCACTTCGACGTCGACGACGAAACCGAGCGGTCGAAACGCGAAGTCGAGGCAGAAGCGGTCGCGTACGTCGTCGGCCGCTATTGCGGACTCGATACCAGCGGGTCAGCGTTCTACCTCGCAGCATGGGAGTCGGACGACCCTGAGGTCGTTTGCAAGCGACTCGACCGGATCAGTCGTACTGCAGAGGAAATCATCGACGTCCTCGAGAACTGA